The Pseudomonadota bacterium genome has a window encoding:
- a CDS encoding Bax inhibitor-1/YccA family protein — protein MANYEPTVIQSQASTLATNKLIRNTYMLLSLTLLFSALTAGVSMMLAIPHPGPILTLIGYFALLFLTTRFRNSALGLVFVFALTGFMGLTLGPIISFYLTQFSNGSQLVATAMGGTGAIFLGLSGYAMTTRKDFSFLGGFVMVGILVAFLASIGAMIFSLPALSLAVSAMVVLLMSALILYETSNIVHGHETNYIMATITLYISIYNLFLALLQLLGFFGGDD, from the coding sequence ATGGCCAACTACGAACCGACGGTGATCCAGTCGCAGGCATCTACGCTTGCGACCAACAAGTTAATCCGAAACACTTACATGCTGCTGTCACTCACGCTGCTGTTCAGTGCCCTGACCGCAGGCGTGTCGATGATGTTGGCGATCCCACATCCTGGTCCGATTCTGACGTTGATCGGATATTTCGCCTTGTTGTTTCTCACCACCCGTTTTCGTAATAGCGCCTTGGGCCTGGTTTTCGTGTTCGCGCTCACGGGCTTTATGGGACTGACTTTAGGTCCGATCATTAGTTTTTATCTAACCCAATTTTCGAACGGTAGCCAGTTGGTTGCCACGGCAATGGGTGGAACAGGTGCCATATTTCTCGGCCTTTCCGGCTACGCGATGACCACCCGGAAGGATTTCAGCTTCCTCGGCGGGTTCGTGATGGTGGGCATTTTGGTGGCCTTCCTGGCAAGTATAGGTGCCATGATCTTCAGTCTGCCGGCGCTTTCCCTTGCCGTATCGGCGATGGTCGTGCTGCTGATGTCGGCTCTGATTCTGTACGAGACGAGCAACATCGTTCATGGCCATGAGACCAACTACATCATGGCCACCATCACCTTGTACATATCGATCTACAACCTGTTTCTGGCCCTGTTACAGTTGTTGGGCTTCTTCGGCGGTGACGACTGA